The following are from one region of the Hydrogenophaga sp. BPS33 genome:
- a CDS encoding YgaP family membrane protein: MTFNVGGLDRTLRILFGLALVAAAVTGTVGLWGYVGLIPLITGLMGWCPLYAVLGLKTCRTAK; encoded by the coding sequence ATGACCTTCAACGTCGGCGGCCTTGACCGCACCCTTCGCATCCTCTTCGGCCTGGCCCTGGTGGCGGCGGCCGTCACGGGCACCGTGGGCCTCTGGGGTTATGTGGGCCTCATTCCACTGATCACGGGCCTGATGGGCTGGTGCCCGCTCTATGCCGTCCTCGGGCTCAAGACCTGCCGCACCGCAAAGTGA